The sequence GCAGGCACCGTAGAAATTGGGGAAGGGAGAAGCACTGGATCTGAAGTACTGGAGGGGACTGACAGATTGTCAAAATATGAGGAAACTGGTATGGCTTCCTTCTCCCAATTCCCCACCCCGCAGTGTACCGTGTGTTTGGAATGATGTGAGGTCAGCTCTTCTCTTTGCAAGGATTAGAGAGCACTCTTTATGGCTGTTTTTTACTTATTGCTGTTGCAGATGGGACTTGaagagaaatgaatttttttttttaaagatttgtttctctccccttttccccccgctcccattatctgctctcttgtgtccatcgctgtgtgttcttctctatcctttgcattcttggcggcaccagggacctgtgtctctttctgttgcatcatattgctgtgtcagctctccgtgtgtgcggtgccactccagggtgggctgtgcttttttcacgtgggcaGGTCTCCTTGCAGTGTGCAGTCCTTACACATGGgcctcccttacgcaggggacactccctgcatggcatggcactccttgcatgcagcagcacggcgtgtgaaccagctcaccacataggccaggaggccctgggttcgaatcctggaccttctgtatggtaggcggacactcttgcagttgagtcacatctgctttccaagaGAAATGTATTCTGGCCCTAGCTTTCCTAAGTCAACAATGTCTCTGCCACAGTATTAGGCAATCTCTTAGATTTCAGAGCCCCCAAATCTACAGATGATTTGTGTCCTTTCACTTGCAAAATGGGTACATACTGGAGAGGAAATGACTGCCACAGGTGAGATCCCAGCAACACAGGCATATAAGGAAGCAAGGGCCATTTTTTAACACTTGGTAACCACTGCTGTTCTACTTGATAAAACCCTCATCTCCTCGATGGACTTAGGAAGTCTTAGAGCTCTTACCTTCCTCACATTGCTTCTGCCTGCTGACTTAGAACTGTAATTGTCATTAGAGACCTAGTGCTGTGGCGTGGCCTGTAGCTATAGAACGTTGTGGAGGACTAAAACCAGTGCCCACCGTGTTGCCTTTCTTCTGGCTTGTGCCTGTAAAACTTGGTGATCGTTGCCATATTATCCTAGAACGTGTTCTCCTTTGAGTAGGAGCTGACCCCAGTGTCTAGTGGCTATTGGATACTCAGCTCTTGAATCTGTGACTTGGGCATTGACAAGCTGTCTTCATGCTTTCTAGCTCTGCTCTATGATCTGAAGGTTCCCCGTTGGGATTTCCAGACTGGTAGGCAGCTACGGACATCTCCGCTCTATGATCGGTTGGACGCCCAAGGAGCCAGATGGAGAAACGTGGATTCCACCAGATAAGGGTAAGAATGCACAttcttgtttttgtatgtttgtttattttttgtcctgagaattaataaaacctactttaaaatgtaaatagcagggaagtggctgtggctcaatcatttgggctcccatctaccatatgggaggccctgagttcacgccccagggcctccttgtgaaggcaagctcacccaCATTCCATGGAGTgctgccagcctgcaagcaccgcagagagccaactcaggaaggtgatgcaacaaaaagagagacaagcaaaaacgcagaagagcgcacagcgaatggacacagaacagacagcaagcaaaaagtcacaaggaggggggattaaaaaataaaaatgtgaacagCAGAATGTGTtcctggaagaataaataaataacacctgTCATATTATATAGTGCAATACAGTATTTGGGAGCCAGATTCCCAAATGTAAatcccctctttttctttctaccttttgtgttgtttttgttctgtAGACTTCCTGACATTGGAACAGAGCAAGACTTTCTATAAACCAGATTGGTTTGACATTGTGGAGTCCGAAGTCAAGTGCTGTAAGGAGGCTGTGTGTGTCATTGACATGTCATCTTTTACAAAGTTCGAAATAACAATAAGTATTTGGGAGCCAAAATAACCAAGTAGGGGGCTTTTTTCATCTGTTGAATGcctcctgtgtttttcttttatcgCTTCAAAAGGGATTTTGTAAGAACCTTGGTATATTTTAGGTTTTTGTACTTCATCTCTTTTATAGCATTCCTCAGAATTTTTAACTCTTTTCTAGTTTTCAGTTTGCCTAGAGAGGACCATTCATGATTAGAATAGATAACTGACTTTCCCTCTAGTAGAGTAAATCTGCAAATATTGCTACATGGATAGTGGCTAATTGAATTTTCAGCAAGTCTTGTGGCTCTTCAGGCTGCATTAGCCAGCCGAGTGCTGTTGTGCTCACTGCTCACTCTGCTTCATTCTCTCGCCCTATAGTCCACTGGGGATCAGGCGTTAGAAGTTCTGCAGTACCTGTTCTCCAACGACCTCGATGTGCCCGTGGGCCACATTGTGCATACCGGCATGCTCAACGACAGTGGGGGATATGAAAACGACTGCAGCATAGCGCGACTGAGCAAGCGCAGGTGAGGTGGCTGTGCCGCCCGCCCTGCTCTGTCCAGAACACTGGTTCTGTGGGCACTAGAGCAGAGCGGCTAACTCGTTCTTGCAGACAGCCATAATTGTACCAAGGACAAAGAGGCCATTTCATTAACTCATGTCCAGCTCATTGGCTGCACAAAAGGAATCACAAAGGGCAGGGGCCAATGAGAAACTCACCAGTTTATGTAGAAAATTGGTCTGTAGTACTTCCCccctttttaataaatgaaatataaaatgcatTAGGGCTTTGGTTTCAGTTTTGTTCAAACTGCTTTGTCACCTACAGCTAGCATTTAGGGGCtgacatatttgttgaatgaaagagtACATAATTTTAAGGATGACTTAATTTCCTGATGTTCTGAGTCCTGATAAGGGAGCAGcccctctcctcttctcccacCCCATTCCAGGTTctgacctcccctccctccctttccttccttcccacttAACTGGCTCCTATCACCCTTCTCTTTCCCAGGTTAATAGTGTCAGCCATCAAGCACTTTCAGACATCTTCCATGTTTAATTCTGAAGTTCTGGGAGTTACTAACCTTTCTCTCTCCTGTAGTTTGCTCTGCATGTGTACAATGAAGTGATGAGTACTGGGAGAAATGCTGAATATGAAGGGGTGAGGTGATGGGGTAACTGTGTGACTCCCAGGTTTCTGGTTCATGAAACTGAACATAAAAGGAGCAGATTTGGATGACAAGATGATGAGATTGTTGTAAACATGTTAGCCTATCCAGGGGGTTCCTAGATGTAGCTAATTAAAAATAGTTGGATAAGCAAAATAAAGATCACTAGCTGTTAAGTAATACTCTTTTCTTCCCACAAGTGAGAACATGATGCACCTGTCTTCCACCCAAACGTGGGCTCATCCACATGTGGATGAGAAGTTTTGGGTGCTTGCTACTAAGTCAACTGTAGGCAGATGAAACCCAGCGAGAGCAACAGGAAAAGGACTGAGGCCCTGTCCCCCAGCCACACCCTCACTCCATAGAGGGTAAGAGAAATGCCTGTCTCTTCTCCACCTGTTTCCAATTCTTTCTTGTACACCTGTGACACTGTAATGAATAGTTTTATGTACAAGGTCTATATTTTGTGGTGGTAAGTAAATATACCACGTTACCACAGATGAAGAACATTTCACAAGTGGACAAGGCAAGAGTAATTAAAATGTCTTGTTTTTATTCAATGtaacatgaaaagaaaatcattGAACTCTAGCTTGATGGACAGCGCACAAGGTTCAGGCCGCGTTCATGGAGAGCAGAAAGGCTCAGTGACCCTTTGTCTAGAGAGTCGCCTGGGCTCTTGAGAAAAGATCCATTTACTTAGGTGCCTTGACTGTCCTGAGGACCACATTCTAACTCCAAAcatgaacagaaaaaggcagaacTGAACTGCATgttttataaatgcaaataatgaGTTATAGTACTTTACAGTCattacagggttttttttttattcctctgaaGTTTACCAGAGAGTTAACTGTGTTAACTGTGGTGTTAGAAAACCCATCAAGGTTGCAAAAGCTTTCTACCCCACACTCATTTGTTCTGGGGAAGGGGAGGCTGTTTGGGGTAGATGGAGATCCACAGGCTGAAATGAAGttactttcttttgtttcttgttgtcTCCATCCACCAGTTGACATTCTGGAGTGTAAGGCACTAGAACTTGGCATGGAGAACAGAGGTGCTCCAAGCTATAGCTGTAGAAATCCTGGTATAGATCTTTTTAAACAGATGCCAACAGTATCCTCCCCACCTCTTGTAATTTCTGTCTTTGAGAGACAGGAAAACAAGAAGGCACAATACATTTGCAAAGGATAAAAAGTTAAGTGCatctaaatattagaaaaatgacCCAGAGAAACGTTTAATTCTCCCAAAGTCAAGAATCACACGTACAAGGGACGACTTTGGAGTTTaatggacaaagagaagacaaagacATACAAAACAGTCAGTCCTCTTAGAAAATAGTGCTTTGGTGGTGCAGAAGAACTGACAGTGAAGGAGCCTTACAATTCAGCACCTTAAAGTGGAGGCCAAACTGGTGATGGGGGCAGGAGGATCAGACAGCCGCACAGCTGGGTACTACTTCCTGCAGGGGGACAGGATGTGGTCAGTGCCTGGAGTGCTGTGTTGGTTCACCTCCTTCCACTCAGCTGTGCCTCACCTGAATCCCTGTGCCTGTAAATGGCATGTGTGAGTTGGAAATTCTTAAGAATTGCTGTACCAGGGCACCTTTTTAGGATCATAACAGATTACCTTTTCTCAGGCACAGTTCTCAAAGGTGGGTGAAG is a genomic window of Dasypus novemcinctus isolate mDasNov1 chromosome 18, mDasNov1.1.hap2, whole genome shotgun sequence containing:
- the LOC139436852 gene encoding pyruvate dehydrogenase phosphatase regulatory subunit, mitochondrial-like; protein product: MEKRGFHQIRSTGDQALEVLQYLFSNDLDVPVGHIVHTGMLNDSGGYENDCSIARLSKRSENMMHLSSTQTWAHPHVDEKFWVLATKSTVGR